The window GGGATCGTTTTCTCCCCAAATGACTTGCAGGGGTTTTGACCATTGGGGGAGGGTGCTGCTAATTGTGGCTAAACTCGATTTTAGGTTCAGATTTCGCAAGGTTGCCAGTAGAGCGCGTCCAGCGGCCGAAGTTTCCAGGAAGGGACGACGATAAACATTAAGGTCTTTGTCATCGACTTGATAGGGCGATCCTCCTTCCAGGGTGCGATCGACAATCAGGGGATCTTGGGTCATCATTTCCCCGGCTAGGGGTAGGGTAAATTGCTGGATTTTCCAGGGGAGTTTGGCGTTGGCGCTCAGGGGGATGTTAATTAGGCTGAGGCGATGGATGCGATCGCCATTTTCCAGAGCGTAGAGGAGTCCGGGAACACTGGTGTAGCCTTGCAGCACCAGGGACACTTGCTCTAATTCTAGACTATCGATGAGGTCACCTAAAGCTTTAGCAAACGCTTCTGGAGTATAGGCAAAGTCCCGTTTTTCCGGTTGTCCTGATTGTCCCGCACCGATCCAGTCCGGGGCGATCGCCCAAAATCCTTGTTCCGCTAAAGACGGCATAACCTCCCGCCAACTATAGCTTTGGGAGAGTAACCCATGAAGCAATAGAACCGGGGGTTTCTCGGTTGCTTGCATCGGTTGCGCTTCTCGATAAAACCACTCTAGGGAACCGACTTTAATTTGCTTCTCCTCGATAGACACGCTTTTCCTTGGCTCCGTTTCGTTTCACTCAGATGGGGTTAGCATACCGTGGTTTTTGCCTCCCTGAACAGTCTCTGTTTCCTGAGTGCAATTATTAATTTTTGTTAAAATCCGCCATTCTGTAGCGGTCACTACAAAAATATTTGCTATAGTTAAAACTGTAAGGAAAAAAACACTTAATTAAACAACTGGAGAAACAATTATGTTATCTACTAACGATCAAGCCCGCGCTTTAATGCACCGCCATCATCACCTCGTAAAAAATCGTCAACAGTCCATGCTTAACCGCTCTGCTGCTGAAGTAGGACTAGACAAAACTGGCGACTACTGGAACAACATTCAAGGAAAACCCGTTGGCGGAGTTAGTGAAGCTTATGACCGCAGTGGTTCATCCATGAGCTAGATTTGAAAGGGATAAACCCTTTGTACTTTAATAACCCCGGAAGGACGTTTCTGATTCAGAAGCGTCCTTCGTTTCATAAAAACCCAGTTTCATCATAGTGGACTGTTTCGACTAAAATAGGGCTTTGTTTGTAGTAAGCACGAAGAGTGCTTAAAAGCCTAGCTGGAGATGGCTTGAGCAATCACTACAAACAAAATCTAATGCATCAAATTAGCTGAAACAGTCCAGTAGTGCCGTGACAACCCTAAAATGGTGGGTTACGGCGGATTGATAGATTGCTGTCAGAGTCTAGGTTTTAGCCGCCTAACCCACCCTACGCTAATGCTGCCTATTTCGATCTAACGACGCTCAAACTTCTGTGGTATGTTCACGAAAAGACCGGTCATAGCTTGCTTTTATCGGTCAAGAAACAGGGAATTAGGGAATAGAGAATAGGGAATGGGGAAGACAGAAACCGGGTTTCTATTACCCATTACCCATTACCCATTACCGCTCTAAGCGCTACCCGCTTTCACCAAATCAACGGGTGAGCTGGGTTGACTGTTCTGGTAGTCGGTGACCATTTTGCGGAATTGATCGCCCTCGATGGTTTCCTGGTCTAATAAAAGCTCCACGAGTTTATCCATTAAGGGGCGATTTTCCCGCAACAGCTTGCGAGCTTGTTCATGGCAACGGACGGCAATTTCTCGCACTTGGCGATCGATTTGGGTGGCGACTTCCTCTGAGTATAATGAGGCGGAGATCGCGCAGAATTTTGAATTGATGAAACAATCCATACCCAGTAAAAAGGAATAGGATCACATTCACAACTCCCCAAACATGAAATTGCATAAATTTCACTCAAATCTGCTAAACTTGTTAAATATTAATCTACCGAGTTTAACCTATTTTCAAGAATCAGCAAAAAATGGTAAAATCATTTCGGACAAAATTGGTAACCAAATAGGGAAATAATGATAGTTCAAGAAAAAAGACGGCTTGAGTGCCATGAATTCGATGATTTTTTAGTCACTGAGGTTTGTTTAGATCAGGTATCTGTAAACAACAATCAGCTCAAATTCACCTATCTCATTGATGGAGAACCGAATAGCTGTTCTATCAGATACAATACCGTTGATTTTGGCCATTCTCCTTTCAAATCCGAGCAAGAAGCTAAACGATTTGCTGTCATTTTAGCTGTATTATGTTCTTTAAGATTTGGAGCTGTACTCCCTCAAAAAGTTAATTTGCAAGCCTATAGTTCTTATATTGACCGAGAGTTATTGGACTTCCTTCAGGTAGCCATGGGTGGACATTGGAGCCAACATCGCTATCAAGTAGGAAAACTAGATTACAAAACTCCCAAACTTCTAGTAGACGATTTACAGTTAGGGAAAAAAGCAACTTATCCTCTGTGGTCTATTTCAAAAGAAAATAGTCCAGTACAGGTTATTCTAGGTTGTGGTTCTGGCAAAGATAGTTTGTTATGTAGTCGAATCTTAGAATCAGCAGGTGTGGAGTACGATATTGTCACCTACTTTCATGATATCTATGGAGACAATAGTGACCAAGAAAATCTTTTTGAGCAAGTCACCAGTCATCTCAAATATTGTAATCGACATGGTGTGTATTTTAATGACGAATATTATGGGTGGGTTCAGAGGCGTTTGCAGCAAACTAACATCGTTGCTAGAACCAAAGACTATTTTGGTAAAAATCGGTTTCGCACTGAAGCAGGAGAAACCCTGTTAACAACTGTTGCCATGATTCCTGTTCAAGTAGCTCATAGTATTCCTTTATTAGCGTTGGGTCATGAAAAAAGTGCAGATGCTCCAAATTTAGTTGAACCGGAATCTGGGGAAGACGTTTCCCACCAGTGGACGAAAAGCTTGACATATCACAAGGCTATTACAGAGCAAATGTTGCGGATTTTTGATGGTGTTAACTCAGTTAGCTTGACCAAACCCATCCACGATGTAAAGATTTTTGATCTCCTTTTTCAACTCGATCCGACTTTACCTTATGCCACTAATTCCTGCAATTTCCAAAAACCTTGGTGTTGCCGTTGTGAAAAATGTTGCTATGTTTTTTCTGGATTTGCAGCTTTTGGTAACCTAGATAAAACAGTTGAGGCTTTCGGCAATAATCTTTTAGACATGCCAGAAAATTTACCACTTTGGTCAGATCTATTAGGACTCAATGGCTATATTGCTTGGGAATGCGTGGGTCTACCAGAAGAAACACAGCTTTATTTCTATAAACTTTATAAACAAGGAGTGAAAGGCCAAGCAATAGAGCTATTTGAATCTGAGATCATCCAACCCCTGCAAGACAAAGGTGAGTCATTAGACTTGTACTTTAGCGCAATTCAGGATCGTTGTTCTCAAGTCTATGAAACTCACCATACCATGCCTGAGTGGTTGTGGGAAAAAATAAAACCCGTTTTGCTCCAACATGGATCGACAATCTTTTCAAATGAGGACTAAATCCTGTAAAATTAGGATGTTTTTTTGGCAGCTTAGACAAAACTATAAATAGATGAAACGGCTGTATGCCTAACTTTTCTGAGCAACCACTAAATACCGAGTTGAGGGTGAAGTGTCGTCTTCTGGTTCCAAGGGTTCTAGGGTAATCGCATCAAAGATATCTACCTGGCGGAAATACTGGTGAAATATATGGCGAACTTTCCACAGTGAAGGTAGATAACGGATATGGGTTCCCTCGTCAGTAATACGGAGTTGACCACTCTGTTTACTGACGTTAATAATCTTGCTTTGCTGGAAAGTATTATGATTTTTTTCCAGTAGGGTAGGTTGACGTAGAGAAATCACGTTTTCGGTAGTGATGACATTGGGATACCAACGGATGTGATCGGGAGTGATGAAGTCGCCAATAAAATACCCCCCTGTTTTGGTCAGTTCGGCGGTTTTCGCGATCGCCTTTTGCATATCTGTTTGAGGCAGATATTGAAACACATTGAGGATTGCCATGCTAATATCCCAACGGTCAGTTTCCACATCCATCGTCAAAATATCCCTTACTTCTGCTCTAATCTTCTCAGAAGCAAGTTTTACCATGGCAGGGGATATATCCATACCCAAGAGTCGTTGTGGGTTCACTCCATAAGTTTTCAGGATAAATTCTTCCATAATTCCCGTGCCACAGCCAATAGAAATTAGATCGGCATCAGCCAGATTTTGCTGATATTTTTCAACAAAAAACTCAATGTACCGAGCCACAAAGTTATTCAAACATTGTTTACCAATCACCTCATCATAGACTCTGGCATAGGTAAAGAAAGAATCTTCCTCAGCTTTATTAATCTGCAAAATTTCATTTTGTAAGTGAGCCGCACAAGTTAATTCTTTACAGATGATTTTCCAAACATTAGTATCAGTTGTATGCCCTTTATCATCGATGTTTTCCATCAATTCTTTTTTGAAATCATCCCAGTATTTAAGATCAAAAAGCTCACCAATTAACCGAGGCTCTACTTCTTTCATTGGGGAATCTAGACGATGACATTTTCTTACCCGATAGAGATATTCAACCGTATTGCGAAGAAAAGTAAAATAGGAAGCATTTGGGGCGGGTTTAGTGCTGCTAATTTTGTCTTTAGGTAAGCCAAAAAACACCCCTCCATTTGTTTGCTCAATAACGCCTTCAGTGATGTTCCAAATACTGGTATCTGCGGTAATTGCTGCGTGAGAAAATTCTGCATCATTTACTCCATAAACATGCAGACTCAGAAACTTTTCTTGAGAACAATTACCCATTTGATGAATGAGTTTATTGCCTACAGCAACGACTTCACCGGATTTAAGGGTTTCACGAGATAAAGTGGTGAGCAAGTCATCTTGTAGAAAAAAAATAGTGTGTTCTGCTTGACCAAAAACTTGTACTGCTCCCCATTGAGTATAGCCATGATTATGAATAGCCGAAACATCTCCGGGTAGCCAGGACATCACCATAATTTCAAAAAAGCGATCGCTAAACATCAATTGACGACCGTAGCTATCTTCCGCAGGGTGAACAAAACACTCCCAGGGAAGCAACTCTTCTGTTCTGACTCCAGCATTTAAAACAACTTCCTTCACCAAAGCGGGTTTAAGATGATAGCGATATTGGTAAATCCTGTCAATAATCTTCTGTATCGATGATGGTAAAGAGCTAAGTACCGCCCCTTCTTTAAATTGATTCATCAATCACTCCTGACTCTACTTTCAAGCCTCAATGTTACGCAGAATCCAATCAAGACGAATAGCAAAAATGTATTTTAAACCTCACTTCAGTAATTAGTTTGCAAGGATATCACTCTTTTTTCTACCCATAATTGCTACATAAATTAGAGATCGTCCATCTAAGTAAAACCGGTGCTGATATTCATGGGTCTTTTCCATCTTAAAAATAGCTTCTTTAGCGACCCAAGGATGCCATGCTGAAAACGAGTTTGCACCTGTATCTTCCCATCGTTCTTTTTGCACATTGAAGGCAATCCAGCTATGAGGAGCAACCATATTATAAGCTGTTGCCCAAGCTGAAGCCGGAATATGATTGAATCCAAGAGCAGAACCACAAACAATACAGTTAAACCCTCGATTACTTAAGGCTTTGTGTGTCGTTTCGCTTAAGTTGCTGAGGTCTTCGATATAATAATTTTCATAAACCCCTGGATAAGTATGGGACACAGCATCTAAAGCTTCTGGTACAATGTCAATTCCAGTAATTGATTTAATCCCTAAATCAGCTAGAGCTTTACCAAACATCCCACTACCTGCGCCGACTTCTAATACCACCAAATCTTCAACAGAACCTCCTGCTTGAGTTACTTGCTCGGCCAGTAGTGAAGAGAGAATGGTATGGGATTGAGCCTGTAACTTCTCCATTAAGTGTTCATAAAGGAAGGGAATTCTGTAGATTTGAGGATAATCGTGCAGTTTAATCTTCCGTTCTTCTCCGTTATTCTTTAACCAAACAAACTCTTCTTGGATAACCGAGTTTTCAGATTCTTGTGGAATCCGAATATCAAATTGAACATTTTCCATAGTGAAATGCACGTGGTATTTGAATCAAAGAACTAAAGGGGTTTTAAGGATTCTAAGGTGAATTTAAGGGGTTGTCAACTCTTCCAAGAGGTCGAAAAAGACAGAAGTGTTTTTGATTAAGCATTGATTAAGAAGGGAAGCCTGTAATTTGCCTCCCGATCTGTGTATTATTAAGCGCTCCCAGCTTTCACCAAATCAACCGGTAAGCTGGGTTGATTTTTCTGGTAGTCGGTGACCATTTTGCGGAATTGATCGCCCTCAATGGTTTCTTGGTCTAATAAAATATCCACCAATTTATCCATCAGGGGGCGATATTCTCGCAGCAATTTCCGAGCTTGTTCATGACAACGGACGGCAATTTCTCGCACTTGGCGATCGATTTGGGTAGCAACTTCTTCCGAATATTCGGAACGAGTCATTAAATCTCGGCCTAAAAAGACCTCACTATTGCCACTTTCGAGGGCTAGAGGCCCTAAATCAGACATGCCATAACGGGTAACCATTTCCCTAGCGAGTTTAGCCACACTTTCGATATCGCCACTGGCTCCTTTGGTGACTTCGGCATAACCAAATACTTCTTCTTCAGCCGCTCGTCCACCGAGCAAGATAGTAATTTGATTGAGTAACCAAGCGCGGCTGTAGAGTCCACTGTCGATGATATCTTCATTGAAGACTTGTTGGGCAAAGCCGCCAATGCCTCCGGAACGGGGAATGATGGTGACTTTGTTCAGGGGGTCGGCGTTTTTGAGCAGGGTCATTAAGAGAGCATGGCCGGTTTCATGGTAGGCAATGAGGCGCTTTTTCTTGCTGTCGAGGAGGGGGTTGAGGGTGAGGCCGATGGTAATGCGATCGATCGCATCATTAATTTCTGCGGGAGTTATGGCTTCCTTGCGCCGTCTAGCGGTGAGAATGGCAGCTTCATTGAGTAGGTTCGCCAAATCTGCACCAGAAAAACCAGGGGTGCGTTGGGCGATCGCCTCTAAAGATACATCTGCCCCCACTTTCTTATCGCGAGCATGAACCTCTAGAATTCCCAACCGGCCCTTATAGGTCGGCAAATCCACCATCACCTGGCGGTCAAAACGACCCGGACGCAATAGGGCTTGATCCAACACATCCGGGCGGTTGGTTGCCGCAATTACAATCACGCCACTGTTGCCTTCAAAGCCGTCCATTTCCGTCAACAATTGGTTTAGGGTTTGTTCCCGTTCATCATTCCCCCCACCAATACCTGCGCCCCGTTGACGGCCAACGGCATCAATTTCATCGATAAACACTAAACAGGGAGCATTTTCCTTGGCTTTCTTAAACAAGTCCCGAACCCGCGAAGCGCCCACACCGACGAACATCTCCACAAACTCGGAACCGGAGATGCTGAAGAAAGGAACGCCTGCTTCACCGGCGATCGCCTTGGCCATCAGGGTTTTCCCGGTTCCCGGAGGCCCCACTAATAACACCCCCCTCGGAATTTTCGCTCCAATGGCCGTAAACCGCTCCGGTTGTTTCAAGAAGGTCACCACCTCTTGCAACTCTTCTTTGGCTTCTTCCACTCCAGCCACATCATTAAACAGCACTCCCGTTTTGGCCTCCATCTGGAATTTGGCCTTCGATTTGCCAAAATTTAGGGCATTGCCCGCCGACTGGGAAGAGCGCTTAATAATCATCATTAATCCAATCACCACCAACAGGATTAACAACAGGTTGGCCACACTACTGACCACCATGCGATTATCCGCGCTGGCCTGTTCCCCAAAGCTGACTTTATTGGCTTTTAGGGCTTCAATCAATTCGGGGTTGCGCTCAAAAATG is drawn from Roseofilum capinflatum BLCC-M114 and contains these coding sequences:
- a CDS encoding alpha/beta fold hydrolase, with translation MSIEEKQIKVGSLEWFYREAQPMQATEKPPVLLLHGLLSQSYSWREVMPSLAEQGFWAIAPDWIGAGQSGQPEKRDFAYTPEAFAKALGDLIDSLELEQVSLVLQGYTSVPGLLYALENGDRIHRLSLINIPLSANAKLPWKIQQFTLPLAGEMMTQDPLIVDRTLEGGSPYQVDDKDLNVYRRPFLETSAAGRALLATLRNLNLKSSLATISSTLPQWSKPLQVIWGENDPWLLQSSAKEAISKVSQAEFIALEEVGHYAQEDWPEKVCEALIPFLRRQSV
- a CDS encoding methyltransferase domain-containing protein, translated to MNQFKEGAVLSSLPSSIQKIIDRIYQYRYHLKPALVKEVVLNAGVRTEELLPWECFVHPAEDSYGRQLMFSDRFFEIMVMSWLPGDVSAIHNHGYTQWGAVQVFGQAEHTIFFLQDDLLTTLSRETLKSGEVVAVGNKLIHQMGNCSQEKFLSLHVYGVNDAEFSHAAITADTSIWNITEGVIEQTNGGVFFGLPKDKISSTKPAPNASYFTFLRNTVEYLYRVRKCHRLDSPMKEVEPRLIGELFDLKYWDDFKKELMENIDDKGHTTDTNVWKIICKELTCAAHLQNEILQINKAEEDSFFTYARVYDEVIGKQCLNNFVARYIEFFVEKYQQNLADADLISIGCGTGIMEEFILKTYGVNPQRLLGMDISPAMVKLASEKIRAEVRDILTMDVETDRWDISMAILNVFQYLPQTDMQKAIAKTAELTKTGGYFIGDFITPDHIRWYPNVITTENVISLRQPTLLEKNHNTFQQSKIINVSKQSGQLRITDEGTHIRYLPSLWKVRHIFHQYFRQVDIFDAITLEPLEPEDDTSPSTRYLVVAQKS
- a CDS encoding class I SAM-dependent DNA methyltransferase, producing MENVQFDIRIPQESENSVIQEEFVWLKNNGEERKIKLHDYPQIYRIPFLYEHLMEKLQAQSHTILSSLLAEQVTQAGGSVEDLVVLEVGAGSGMFGKALADLGIKSITGIDIVPEALDAVSHTYPGVYENYYIEDLSNLSETTHKALSNRGFNCIVCGSALGFNHIPASAWATAYNMVAPHSWIAFNVQKERWEDTGANSFSAWHPWVAKEAIFKMEKTHEYQHRFYLDGRSLIYVAIMGRKKSDILAN
- the ftsH gene encoding ATP-dependent zinc metalloprotease FtsH; protein product: MNSSQFKTMAQTLKRKGITLGATVALSSSLLFTWSLLNRPVQAQSNSLSYTQLLEKIEAGEVNHVEIDPTKNRAQVKLEGAETEQEVVIFERNPELIEALKANKVSFGEQASADNRMVVSSVANLLLILLVVIGLMMIIKRSSQSAGNALNFGKSKAKFQMEAKTGVLFNDVAGVEEAKEELQEVVTFLKQPERFTAIGAKIPRGVLLVGPPGTGKTLMAKAIAGEAGVPFFSISGSEFVEMFVGVGASRVRDLFKKAKENAPCLVFIDEIDAVGRQRGAGIGGGNDEREQTLNQLLTEMDGFEGNSGVIVIAATNRPDVLDQALLRPGRFDRQVMVDLPTYKGRLGILEVHARDKKVGADVSLEAIAQRTPGFSGADLANLLNEAAILTARRRKEAITPAEINDAIDRITIGLTLNPLLDSKKKRLIAYHETGHALLMTLLKNADPLNKVTIIPRSGGIGGFAQQVFNEDIIDSGLYSRAWLLNQITILLGGRAAEEEVFGYAEVTKGASGDIESVAKLAREMVTRYGMSDLGPLALESGNSEVFLGRDLMTRSEYSEEVATQIDRQVREIAVRCHEQARKLLREYRPLMDKLVDILLDQETIEGDQFRKMVTDYQKNQPSLPVDLVKAGSA